CAATTTGTGTATTTAGCAAGTGATTCCCTCGTCCAACTTTCGAAACAAAATTTCAACTTTAAATAGAGtttcaaaaaattgtttaaatttttaagtaaGTGTGCTAGTCCATGTTGTTGTACTCAATAATttcatatataatttataatataatttggGTACGGCTGAACATCAGTTGTTTTATTGGGTACCTCTTAAGAAGGAATAACTAATATTGTATTCCTTCTAATGAGAAATTTATAAATCTACTATTCATAAATCAccattattaataattaaatttattattttgctcTTAAAAAACATCTTAGGCTGGCtccatttataatttatagtACAATTCTTGTTAGCTTTCTCTGTAAGCCATCTTTAACTTAGTACCCTGCGGAGGTACCGTTCTCGCTTCCATTCGCGCACCTTTTCCCTCTGCATATCGCTTCGCGTCCTTCTCGGCTGATATATGGGATCCCTTCTCCTAACAGCGTTTAAATCGAAGGCACCAAAGTGGGAGACCCTTGCCGACTGCTGTTCAATTCCCAGTCCAGTGCGTTGCTTTCGAAGAACAGTCTTGACGGGATACAATCGCCCACTTTGACTCGGTCCCAATCCGTGCTCCTGGTCCCAGCCCTGTTTCACCATCAGCTGGAGTCCTCGATTTTTGGCAGATATGTTAAATTTGTGGAGCTTATGAGCGGGCAGAGCCTTTAGATTGAACTGATGCACTGTGGATGTTTGATGAATTGGCCAGGGGGTTTCTTTGTAGTCCCTCTTACAGATTTCACAGTAAAAGGGGTTGTTGCCATCAACTGACTCATCCTCTTCGCTAGTTTCCTCTAAAATGGGTAGGGATTCCAAAAGATGAACTACATCTAAGTGACCTTTTCGTTGGGCCAGTTTCAGAGCTGTGTTTCCGGATTTGTCTGAGGTCTCTACTTGGACCCCTCTCTGCACGAGCCAACTCACTGCCTCCGTGGCTCCTTCACAGGCAGCCATCATCAAGGCAGTCCAGCCAAAGGAATCCCGAGAATTTAAATCCTCTTCTGAGGCCTTCATTTGAGACAGCTCCTCTACTTTGTTGCTAGTGGCCAAACGGAAAAATTTGCTTTTGTCGAAGGGGACTAGGATCCTTTCTGGCTCTCTTCTTGTTTGTGCAGTTTTGTGGGTACTTGGAAGGTTAGGTTGGCAGGTTGTGGGCGCATCCAACACCTCCTTGTAGAACTCACGAGCTTCTGCTCCGTTTAAGCCATCGATTTGGTGCTTTACTGCTTTCGGGGACTCGGCGATAAAATCCGGATCTCCTGCTCGGACGAATCGCTTCAGTTGGAGTGGCAATGTTGTTAGAGCCAGCCAATTTGGATGCAATTCGTTTTGAGAATTCATTTTTGACAATAATGATGCTAACTCGTTTTGTAAATAAACATTTCGCAGATGTGCGTCAGAGCTGCGTAGTGCTCAAAAATATCGTTTGGAGATAAGTCGATAGCCAAACTAATCGAATATAGAGATGGTGATTTTAGGagataaaaaatgaatgacactgttgaaattatttagtCAACACTGTCGGTCAAAAATCTATTAATACCGCTCTATGTGAAGTTTCTTAAGCTTCTTTTGCGTtcttgaaaaaataaataatataaaatacaaaaataatattaattaagtaattatattaagtaataaaaataaaattaaagaaatccCAGAGTCActcaaaaatgaaatgaaaaataaaaatttttataaggctagtaaacattattttattaacaCTATCTTCGTTTAGGTGATAAATTGTCCCGATAAGCCGAAAGTATCGATACCATCGTGGGTGGGCGCGCATCTCTACTGTTCTCGGCCTCTGCTTTTTGTCTGTTTTCTACCAAGCGCGAAAATGTGAATTTCGCAATTCATTTAAACTGTCCAAAACCGAGATCAGGCAGGATTAAACTTGCCCCCCAACATCCATAATCAAATATCAAATCAGGAGAACGAACTTAGGATATTCTTGTGTAACGCGTGCCCTGAATAACTGCGCAGTAAAAATCAATAACTAAGTAGCACGCATCGATACATAAATGTAAAACGCCCCAGATAAAAAGGAAGATGtccgacgaggaggaggattCCGTGTCCGAGGGCTTCTCGGCCAGCGAGGATGAATGGAAGCCGAGCAAGGACGTCAAGGGAGGCGAGTCCTCCGACGATGATGACAGCGATTTCGATGAGCTCCAGGCGGAGGGAGGAGCAGCGGGCTCCAGTGGACGATCCTCCGCTGTAGCGGGAAAAAGAGGGTGAGAACGGGATAAGGGTCCATTGCTCTGgtacattttgaaattttcattcCCCCTCTTCCCAGCAGCGATCACAAGGCACCAAGTGGCATCAAGGGCTCTTCGGTGAAGAAACGCAAGCCCACTGGTCAATCACTTCGCTCCAAGCTGTACAATAAGTACCGACCGCCTCCAAAGACCTTTCCCACTTCTCCTTCGCAACAGAAGGAGAACACTCCGCGGGCTTCGGGTTCAAAAAACGCCAAAACGCCCAATGAAAGCGGTGCACGGAATCAGCACGGTCCTGCTGATTCCAGCAGCGAATCCAGTGTGGAAGACTACCTAGTAAATCCAGCCGATCTTGATCTGCACTCAACCTTCTTTGCCGGCGGCCAAAAAGAGAAGTCACCGGCGCCCCAATTCGATTGTAATGCGGGCATCACAAATCTTTCAGACTCTGGATCGGAGGATAACAACGAGAGCAGCTTCGAGGATAAAGCAGGCAATGCCTTCGACTTTCGCGGTCTCCTGGAGAACGCAAACAGTTTGGAGCGCACTAGGGATGCTTTAAGCAAACGAAATGTCACGGCCACTCCGCCAAGGAGCCAGGCTGCCACCATGGATGTCAATGCGCTGCTTGCATTGGGCGAGAACCAAAACTACCAGAGTGTGGAGGTGGAGGAACGTGAAGGGAATCAGCGTAAGAAGGCGGGAAGAGGAGCACCAGCAGCGCCTCCGACCCTTGATGAACCGTCACGCCTCAGCAAGACGAAGTCAACGCGAATAAAGCGACACACCAAGACGCGACCCGTCTCCACGGTGGTCGCCAACGCTGGTGATACTGATGACTCCGATTTTGAGGAAGTGGCAGGTAGGCGAAAATGCAAGTAGTTTGACAGCCAGGCTCCCGGAAGAGTTGGCGTTGGCAGAAGGCAGTCGAGCATGCTTATCCAAGTTGGTTGTGGCGCTGGCATTTCTGGTATCTGATGAATAAAAATAAGCTTCCAAATTGCTCTGTATGAGACTGTGTAGTTTTGTTTGTACTAAGTTTATTTGTCGATGTGAACAGATAGAAATTACTAACTTACCTGTGCAGCTGCGGTCCAAATAAGAGCATGGTTTTATATAGTGTTGTATACAAATTCTTTAACGAGTTTAAACGtgttattttatataataatttatattgcaTTTTCCGTTAAGACTTATCATATTCGAATGTATTGTCCTAGTTTGACACTAACAATTTCCCCATTTATACAAATCGTAGAAGTTACAAGGaaatgcttttatttttaccgCAACTGTATGCTAGAATGTACATTTGGAACAGCCGCGTCAAAATAATGGCCATGAATCTACAATATACCTATTTACTGTAACATATTGTTAGTCGATTAGACTGAGAAACTAGCGTATGAGATGCTGCAGACGCTTATCTAGAATCTTGGCTTACTAACCTATTTATACCCCCTAACCATGTCATGAGTCCGTTGTACTTGGCATACGTTTCAATGCAACATTTGTATGTTTAGCCCGAATTTGGGAGATGCCAAGCCAAAATCAAGATTCCTGCGGCATTTGCTACTTAGTTGTCcgctaaaaaaataattaaagtcTATACAATGATCGATAGGAAAATCTACCACAAAAGCTtattaaaatcttttttaatgtcaaaaaaattaaatcaaatgaacatttttaaacGTTTTTGCACTAGCTTAAGCCCAATCTGCGTGTTAAACGgatgaaaaaaacaaaagcataaACTCAATGTCTACCGAATTCTGAACGTGGTTTAAATGTCTGCACACACACTCTTGATAATAATATGTTAAACAATGATATATTTTActcagaaaatgcatttacttttatttattatgtcagtttttatattttgtttgccacGCAACGAAACACGTTGAAGTCAAAAAGAATCTAGTTAACCAAATCAAAATGAGATACAAAAGGATTTTAATCGCAGCCCAGtaatagaaataataatttgtaaaaGCTAGTGAAATGTCCTAGTCAACTATTTGTGTACTTACTTTATGGCAATGGCAAGTGTTTCAATGAAATCAACAAGTAGCTAACGAATTAGAACTGATGTTTAACGAATTTACTTTAGCAAAATTGTATTCACTTAATATAAACATCTGCATGCAGAGTTCTAATCTAATTTATTAATGATATACTCCAACAATGGatgcaataaatcaaatgaaactCGTAATTTTAGCGCAATTTAGTGAATGTTGATTGTAATTAACtcaataattgaaatttcaaatgcactttaaaagatataaataaataaatgcaaatgttgAAAGGAATCCATGCTCTCTGTCTGGGTATTTTTTGCCTGCCTTCCCTGCTCAATCCTCCCACATAATCATTGGTGCCGAACTTGCTACTAGTAACATTTTTATTACCcggtttattttaattcatttacaaatgtatttaaattcaaaatcatGGATATGATCATATCCATGGTTCATATTGGGAATCTCAATTTTCTTTATATCGATTGAAATGTTCGAGTATTAGATATTTTACCCCTCTTTCTCCTCCATTTAAACAAACTCTGTCTATCTCACAGTTCATCATTCAGTCCAGTGTCACATCATCACCCCGAATTGAATCCCTTTTGCAGATGCAGATCTATCCAGTGACCAGGACGATGGCGAGACGCCGAACATCTCAGGGGATTTGGAGATACGCGTGGGACTGGAAGGGCTCCGTCCTACGAAGGAGCAAAAGACTCAACACGAATTGGAGATGGCCCTAAAGCGTCGCCTTAACAGGGACATCAAGGACCGTCAGATTTTGCTGCACAAAGTCAGCCTAATGTGCCAAATAGCTCGCAGCTTAAAGTACAATCGCCTGCTTAGCGAGTCAGATTCCCTGATGCAGGCTACCCTGAAACTCCTGCCAAGCCGAAACGCATATCCTACTGAACGAGGCACCGAACTTAAATATCTGCAGTCGTTTGTCACGTGGTTCAAAACATCAATCAAGCTGCTAAGTCCCAACTTATATTCCGCGCAGTCGCCTGCTACCAAGGAAGCCATATTAGAGGCTTTACTGGAGCAGGTGAAGCGCAAGGAAGCCCGCTGCAAGCAGGATATGATTTTCATATTCATTGCCCTTGCACGGGGAATGGGCATGCACTGTCGGCTAATTGTCAATCTCCAGCCAATGCCACTGCGTCCGGCGGCCAGTGATTTGATTCCCATTAAGCTTAGGCCAGatgataaaaacaaaagccaaacagTGGAATCCGAAAGGGAAAGCGAGGATGAGAAGCctaaaaaagataaaaaggCAGGGAAGCCAGCAGAAAAAGAAAGCAGTAAGTCAACTATTTCCAAAGAGgctgaaaagaaaaacaatgcaaaaaaagCTGAGGCTAAACCACTCAGTAAATCAACAACCAAGGGTTCAGAAACCACGAAATCAGGTACAGTTCCGAAGGTTAAAAAGGAGCTAAGTCTCTCCTCGAAATTGGttgaaaaatcaaaacatcaAAAAGCCTACACCTCCAGCAAATCGGACACTTCCTTTGATGAGAAACCAAGTACGTCGTCCAGCTCTAAATGTCTAAAAGAAGAATATTCAGAACTGGGATTAtccaaaaagttattaaaaccGACTCTATCCtcaaaattggttttaaaatcaaaaaatcaatCTTCATTTAGTTCCAATAAATCGGACACTTCATTTGAGGAGAATCCCAGTACCTCATCAAGTTCCAAATCTTTAAAAGAAGAGACAGCCAAGTTAAGTTCATCCAAACTCGAAGACAAAAAGGTCGCAAGCCCTGCCGAAACTAAAACTAAAGTACAATCGTCCCTTCTAAAAAGGGTCACCACTCAAAATATTTCTGAATCAGGCGATAGCAAGAAACCGAAAGTGGCTCCTGTGGACACATTCTCTCCAGTGGCAGGTCGCACACGCAGAGCCACTGTGAAACCCAAAACAGAGGAAAAACCGCAGGTGGTTGGATCACCAGTTATACCTAAACTGATGCTGTCCAAAGTTAAGCAGCTAAATGCCAAGCA
The sequence above is drawn from the Drosophila melanogaster chromosome 2R genome and encodes:
- the CG8152 gene encoding uncharacterized protein — its product is MNSQNELHPNWLALTTLPLQLKRFVRAGDPDFIAESPKAVKHQIDGLNGAEAREFYKEVLDAPTTCQPNLPSTHKTAQTRREPERILVPFDKSKFFRLATSNKVEELSQMKASEEDLNSRDSFGWTALMMAACEGATEAVSWLVQRGVQVETSDKSGNTALKLAQRKGHLDVVHLLESLPILEETSEEDESVDGNNPFYCEICKRDYKETPWPIHQTSTVHQFNLKALPAHKLHKFNISAKNRGLQLMVKQGWDQEHGLGPSQSGRLYPVKTVLRKQRTGLGIEQQSARVSHFGAFDLNAVRRRDPIYQPRRTRSDMQREKVREWKRERYLRRVLS
- the Xpc gene encoding xeroderma pigmentosum, complementation group C, isoform A; its protein translation is MSDEEEDSVSEGFSASEDEWKPSKDVKGGESSDDDDSDFDELQAEGGAAGSSGRSSAVAGKRGDHKAPSGIKGSSVKKRKPTGQSLRSKLYNKYRPPPKTFPTSPSQQKENTPRASGSKNAKTPNESGARNQHGPADSSSESSVEDYLVNPADLDLHSTFFAGGQKEKSPAPQFDCNAGITNLSDSGSEDNNESSFEDKAGNAFDFRGLLENANSLERTRDALSKRNVTATPPRSQAATMDVNALLALGENQNYQSVEVEEREGNQRKKAGRGAPAAPPTLDEPSRLSKTKSTRIKRHTKTRPVSTVVANAGDTDDSDFEEVADADLSSDQDDGETPNISGDLEIRVGLEGLRPTKEQKTQHELEMALKRRLNRDIKDRQILLHKVSLMCQIARSLKYNRLLSESDSLMQATLKLLPSRNAYPTERGTELKYLQSFVTWFKTSIKLLSPNLYSAQSPATKEAILEALLEQVKRKEARCKQDMIFIFIALARGMGMHCRLIVNLQPMPLRPAASDLIPIKLRPDDKNKSQTVESERESEDEKPKKDKKAGKPAEKESSKSTISKEAEKKNNAKKAEAKPLSKSTTKGSETTKSGTVPKVKKELSLSSKLVEKSKHQKAYTSSKSDTSFDEKPSTSSSSKCLKEEYSELGLSKKLLKPTLSSKLVLKSKNQSSFSSNKSDTSFEENPSTSSSSKSLKEETAKLSSSKLEDKKVASPAETKTKVQSSLLKRVTTQNISESGDSKKPKVAPVDTFSPVAGRTRRATVKPKTEEKPQVVGSPVIPKLMLSKVKQLNAKHSDTENASPANKHLQEQRNTRETRSRSKSPKVLISPSFLKKKSDGADSTSDPQKHQMAPETKARISPNFLSEALPARQLRSRGQKASSLAIPQLDGGDDVPLPKKRPKLEKLKNSQDSDEVFEPAKPVKKAPVLPKSVQNLRKDRRVMSTDDEGGSRLNRKTDASDMWVEVWSDVEEQWICIDLFKGKLHCVDTIRKNATPGLAYVFAFQDDQSLKDVTARYCASWSTTVRKARVEKAWLDETIAPYLGRRTKRDITEDDQLRRIHSDKPLPKSISEFKDHPLYVLERHLLKFQGLYPPDAPTLGFIRGEAVYSRDCVHLLHSREIWLKSARVVKLGEQPYKVVKARPKWDRLTRTVIKDQPLEIFGYWQTQEYEPPTAENGIVPRNAYGNVELFKDCMLPKKTVHLRLPGLMRICKKLNIDCANAVVGFDFHQGACHPMYDGFIVCEEFREVVTAAWEEDQQVQVLKEQEKYETRVYGNWKKLIKGLLIRERLKKKYNF
- the Xpc gene encoding xeroderma pigmentosum, complementation group C, isoform C; the protein is MSDEEEDSVSEGFSASEDEWKPSKDVKGGESSDDDDSDFDELQAEGGAAGSSGRSSAVAGKRGSDHKAPSGIKGSSVKKRKPTGQSLRSKLYNKYRPPPKTFPTSPSQQKENTPRASGSKNAKTPNESGARNQHGPADSSSESSVEDYLVNPADLDLHSTFFAGGQKEKSPAPQFDCNAGITNLSDSGSEDNNESSFEDKAGNAFDFRGLLENANSLERTRDALSKRNVTATPPRSQAATMDVNALLALGENQNYQSVEVEEREGNQRKKAGRGAPAAPPTLDEPSRLSKTKSTRIKRHTKTRPVSTVVANAGDTDDSDFEEVADADLSSDQDDGETPNISGDLEIRVGLEGLRPTKEQKTQHELEMALKRRLNRDIKDRQILLHKVSLMCQIARSLKYNRLLSESDSLMQATLKLLPSRNAYPTERGTELKYLQSFVTWFKTSIKLLSPNLYSAQSPATKEAILEALLEQVKRKEARCKQDMIFIFIALARGMGMHCRLIVNLQPMPLRPAASDLIPIKLRPDDKNKSQTVESERESEDEKPKKDKKAGKPAEKESSKSTISKEAEKKNNAKKAEAKPLSKSTTKGSETTKSGTVPKVKKELSLSSKLVEKSKHQKAYTSSKSDTSFDEKPSTSSSSKCLKEEYSELGLSKKLLKPTLSSKLVLKSKNQSSFSSNKSDTSFEENPSTSSSSKSLKEETAKLSSSKLEDKKVASPAETKTKVQSSLLKRVTTQNISESGDSKKPKVAPVDTFSPVAGRTRRATVKPKTEEKPQVVGSPVIPKLMLSKVKQLNAKHSDTENASPANKHLQEQRNTRETRSRSKSPKVLISPSFLKKKSDGADSTSDPQKHQMAPETKARISPNFLSEALPARQLRSRGQKASSLAIPQLDGGDDVPLPKKRPKLEKLKNSQDSDEVFEPAKPVKKAPVLPKSVQNLRKDRRVMSTDDEGGSRLNRKTDASDMWVEVWSDVEEQWICIDLFKGKLHCVDTIRKNATPGLAYVFAFQDDQSLKDVTARYCASWSTTVRKARVEKAWLDETIAPYLGRRTKRDITEDDQLRRIHSDKPLPKSISEFKDHPLYVLERHLLKFQGLYPPDAPTLGFIRGEAVYSRDCVHLLHSREIWLKSARVVKLGEQPYKVVKARPKWDRLTRTVIKDQPLEIFGYWQTQEYEPPTAENGIVPRNAYGNVELFKDCMLPKKTVHLRLPGLMRICKKLNIDCANAVVGFDFHQGACHPMYDGFIVCEEFREVVTAAWEEDQQVQVLKEQEKYETRVYGNWKKLIKGLLIRERLKKKYNF
- the Xpc gene encoding xeroderma pigmentosum, complementation group C, isoform D, with product MSDEEEDSVSEGFSASEDEWKPSKDVKGGESSDDDDSDFDELQAEGGAAGSSGRSSAVAGKRGSDHKAPSGIKGSSVKKRKPTGQSLRSKLYNKYRPPPKTFPTSPSQQKENTPRASGSKNAKTPNESGARNQHGPADSSSESSVEDYLVNPADLDLHSTFFAGGQKEKSPAPQFDCNAGITNLSDSGSEDNNESSFEDKAGNAFDFRGLLENANSLERTRDALSKRNVTATPPRSQAATMDVNALLALGENQNYQSVEVEEREGNQRKKAGRGAPAAPPTLDEPSRLSKTKSTRIKRHTKTRPVSTVVANAGDTDDSDFEEVAGRRKCK